CGGCCACATTCCTTGCCTCAACGGCAATACTTCTTTCCGTTGGCGTTTTGTCATTGACCGGACAGGCAGAAAATATTGGCAATACGTGGCACGCGTTAAACATCTTCGGATCTACAGAAAAAAGTACTTTGGCACTGAAAATTCTTGTTCTTTTGATAAATCTCTTCATTGCCTTTTTCAGCTTCTCTTCCTCTATCAGGCTGTACAATCACGTTGGCTTCATGATAAACACACCATGCACAGACGGAAACTACAGCTCGTCCATGACATTTGTAGCCATGCAATTAAATCGCGCCGCCAGTCATTTTCATTTTGGCATGCGGGCTTTTTACTTTCTAATTCCTCTGGTTTTTTGGATTTTTGGCCCATTATTATTAGTCCTATCAACAATTGCCATTATTCTCGTCGTGTATTTTCTAGACAGGACTCCCCGTCTTTACAGTGATTACATGACGCCATTCGGCATCAAAGCCTGCAAGCTCTGAGTTTATTACAAGCGTTTGTTTTACCAAGGTATATTCTCAGGACATGAAAGACGAGATACTGCCCCGAACCCAAATGGTCGCCTGCAAGGACGTATTGTGCCCGGTTTTCTCTGCGATTTCTTAAACGAAGTGGTTCTCTTGGCAGACGGTCACGTCACTACATGCTGCCTTGACCCCTTGGCAATGAATGTTTTCGGAAATATTTACGAAGAGACTTTTTTGGAAATTGAGGAAAAGTACCGACACAAAGTTGCTGCAATTACGCAGGATGTTCTTTCGATGCCCCGATGCCGCATCTGCTATGACAAGATTTCCAGCGCAGGATTTCCAAACACTGGCACGTACAAAGTCGACTTTACACATGGCGAGCAAGAATTTTTTTTGGAGAACAAGACCAGAATACGACAACTGGTTATAGAGCCGACATGTATCTGCAACCTTCAATGCAATGGTTGCATGCAAAGTCGTCATGACATCTCTGAATCCCGGGACAGCAACTTCCTGGACCTTGATTTTGTCGACAAATGGCTAAGCGCAAGCCCCCATTCCGTCGAGGCCATACGACTTTACAACTATGGCGAGACTTTTTTGCATACTGGTGCAATTGACTTTATACGAAAGACTAAACAAAAAAAACCATCACTAACCATCGACGTCGCCACCAATGGCCTCAAACTCGACACTCCACAAAAGAGAATAAATCTCGTTCGTTCCGGGGTCGATATTTTGTATTTTTCAATCCATGGAGGGCGAGAGGCGTCTATTCAAAACTACATGACAAACGCATTTTCATACTCAAAAATTCTTGAAATAATAGCTGACTTGACACGCCTCAAAGCAATATACAAGACAAACAACCCGAAACTCGTCTGGAAGTATTTGTTGTTCTCTTGGAATGATTCTGCCGACGAGATC
The nucleotide sequence above comes from Desulfovibrio sp. TomC. Encoded proteins:
- a CDS encoding DUF599 domain-containing protein, whose translation is MDILSPHALDLESLLLSLFMFTMYNVFIWLKLKNDPIYTIQGATNLARIAWVVSIMEDKNEILAVQTLRNSTMAATFLASTAILLSVGVLSLTGQAENIGNTWHALNIFGSTEKSTLALKILVLLINLFIAFFSFSSSIRLYNHVGFMINTPCTDGNYSSSMTFVAMQLNRAASHFHFGMRAFYFLIPLVFWIFGPLLLVLSTIAIILVVYFLDRTPRLYSDYMTPFGIKACKL
- a CDS encoding radical SAM protein; protein product: MPGFLCDFLNEVVLLADGHVTTCCLDPLAMNVFGNIYEETFLEIEEKYRHKVAAITQDVLSMPRCRICYDKISSAGFPNTGTYKVDFTHGEQEFFLENKTRIRQLVIEPTCICNLQCNGCMQSRHDISESRDSNFLDLDFVDKWLSASPHSVEAIRLYNYGETFLHTGAIDFIRKTKQKKPSLTIDVATNGLKLDTPQKRINLVRSGVDILYFSIHGGREASIQNYMTNAFSYSKILEIIADLTRLKAIYKTNNPKLVWKYLLFSWNDSADEIKEAMDQAWRVGINDMVFVVPGYPSPSPIFQGKKQLVAALNKQYRRMARGDS